GGAAGAACAGCCCGATGCCCCAGCCGAACAGGGGGAACATCGGCCAGAAGAACCCAGCGCCGACGATGAACCAGATCGCGACGAGGAATGCGTTGACCAGTAGGTAGGCGGCCAGGTGGGCCCAGAACTCGGAGCGCTTGCGGAGCTGTTCGAGCGCTTCGGTGCGCAGTTGGTCGTCGCGGGTGTCGAGTGTTGTCATGTCACCCTCCTTCGGTGGTGATGGGCGGCTGGCGTGTCGTGGCGCGGCGTTCGTGGCGGGCGGCGAGCCAGATGATCGCTGCCATGACCGCCAGGACGTCGGCGAACCCGGCGATCGACGCCCACGGCAGGACGATGTCGCCGGCCTGCAGGTTGTTGAAGAACGCCCCGATCGGGGT
Above is a window of Euzebyales bacterium DNA encoding:
- a CDS encoding 2TM domain-containing protein, whose protein sequence is MTTLDTRDDQLRTEALEQLRKRSEFWAHLAAYLLVNAFLVAIWFIVGAGFFWPMFPLFGWGIGLFFHAWDVFRRPPSEEQIRREIERLHTAK